In Sphingomonas panacisoli, one genomic interval encodes:
- a CDS encoding TadE/TadG family type IV pilus assembly protein → MTSVLRCRRGSAAVEMALIVPVFLFLAFGAVDLGNYFLSEHAVVVAVRDGARYAARRYPLACTATTNDTTSTTAMEVRNLVRTNTIASGGQMRINNWSDASTITVAISCNTSGTYNTGIYTGVTNGVPIVTVTASVPYTSLFNAFGFTTASVNLNAQAQASVMGA, encoded by the coding sequence ATGACGAGCGTATTGCGTTGCCGCCGGGGATCGGCGGCAGTGGAAATGGCGCTGATCGTGCCGGTCTTCCTGTTTCTGGCGTTCGGTGCGGTCGATCTGGGAAACTATTTTCTGTCCGAGCACGCCGTCGTCGTCGCGGTGCGCGACGGCGCGCGATACGCAGCGCGACGCTACCCGCTAGCCTGCACGGCAACCACCAACGACACTACCAGCACGACCGCCATGGAGGTCCGCAATCTGGTCCGGACCAACACGATCGCGAGCGGCGGCCAGATGCGGATCAACAACTGGAGTGATGCCAGCACGATCACCGTGGCGATCTCATGCAACACCAGTGGCACCTACAATACCGGCATCTATACCGGCGTCACGAACGGCGTACCGATCGTCACGGTCACTGCGAGCGTGCCCTATACGTCGTTGTTCAACGCGTTTGGCTTCACGACCGCCAGCGTC
- a CDS encoding pilus assembly protein TadG-related protein, translating into MRRVAHLWQSDDGSVAPVIAIALFALIGAAGVGFDYARLAGLDTELQDAADHAALSAATQLDGLTNARSRATAAAQGLVTNLALFGNSGATAVNRNVTVATAGVVFYQDKAKTTLATTDANAKFVQVTVDTKKAYYALTPVVGALSSGDLSGRAFAGVGTAICKVPPVMFCNPQETSANLLFNATALIGVGLNLVSVGNGNGGWAPGNFGYLNTGGGSNGAGGLREALGWLNPPGDCQQVTGVSTKPGANTSVTDALNTRFDIYDQGQSCPSGGTCPPSANTVKDLIRKTNGNNSCTLGSQGWQESSNPYLPATATALTNAQMPSAMGYPRDMCHAVSANGSCSGGRVGDGSWDRNAYFYVNYGSAYDWRAAMTAAGYNPNTVTRYQVYKWELANPSRISTPRAVGSMNSYGTPVCWSGTPATGITPGGSNVDRRRISAAVVNCTASGVNGNSTNVPVVKWVELFLVEPSVNRTRTNQGDIYAEIIGETTAGGAGATAGQVVRKDVPYLIE; encoded by the coding sequence TGGCAATCGGACGATGGATCGGTCGCACCTGTCATCGCCATTGCGCTGTTCGCACTGATCGGTGCGGCGGGGGTCGGGTTCGACTATGCGCGACTGGCCGGGCTCGATACCGAGCTTCAGGACGCAGCCGACCATGCCGCGCTCTCCGCCGCCACGCAGCTCGACGGGCTGACCAACGCGCGCAGCCGCGCGACGGCGGCGGCGCAAGGGCTCGTGACCAATCTGGCACTGTTCGGCAATAGCGGGGCAACCGCGGTCAACCGGAACGTTACGGTCGCGACCGCCGGCGTGGTCTTCTATCAGGACAAGGCGAAGACGACGCTCGCTACGACGGACGCCAACGCCAAGTTCGTGCAGGTCACCGTCGATACCAAGAAAGCCTATTATGCGCTGACGCCGGTGGTGGGCGCGCTCAGTTCCGGCGACCTGTCCGGCCGGGCGTTTGCGGGCGTGGGTACGGCGATCTGCAAGGTCCCGCCGGTGATGTTCTGCAACCCGCAGGAAACGTCCGCGAACCTGCTGTTCAATGCCACGGCACTGATCGGCGTGGGTCTCAATCTCGTATCGGTCGGGAATGGCAATGGCGGCTGGGCGCCTGGCAATTTCGGCTACCTCAACACCGGCGGTGGCAGCAACGGCGCGGGGGGTCTGCGTGAGGCGTTAGGCTGGCTGAACCCGCCGGGAGATTGCCAGCAGGTGACCGGAGTCAGCACCAAACCGGGTGCCAATACGTCAGTCACCGACGCGCTCAATACGCGGTTCGACATCTACGATCAGGGCCAGAGCTGCCCGTCGGGCGGCACGTGTCCGCCCTCGGCGAACACCGTCAAGGACCTGATCCGCAAAACCAACGGCAACAACTCATGCACGCTAGGCAGTCAGGGCTGGCAGGAATCGAGCAATCCGTATCTGCCGGCGACGGCAACTGCGTTGACCAATGCGCAGATGCCCAGCGCGATGGGGTATCCGCGCGACATGTGCCACGCGGTCAGTGCCAACGGCTCATGTTCGGGCGGCCGGGTCGGCGACGGATCGTGGGACCGCAACGCCTATTTCTACGTCAACTACGGCTCGGCCTACGATTGGCGCGCGGCGATGACGGCTGCGGGCTATAACCCCAATACCGTCACGCGGTATCAAGTCTATAAATGGGAGCTCGCCAACCCGTCGCGCATTTCGACGCCCCGTGCGGTAGGCAGCATGAATTCTTACGGCACACCTGTGTGCTGGTCGGGGACGCCGGCAACGGGCATCACGCCTGGTGGATCGAACGTCGACCGCCGTCGGATATCGGCGGCGGTGGTCAATTGCACGGCCAGCGGCGTCAACGGCAACTCGACCAACGTGCCGGTCGTCAAATGGGTCGAGCTGTTCCTGGTCGAGCCATCGGTCAACCGGACCCGGACCAATCAGGGCGACATCTATGCCGAAATCATCGGTGAAACCACGGCGGGCGGCGCCGGCGCGACAGCGGGACAAGTGGTGCGCAAGGACGTGCCCTATCTGATCGAATGA